NNNNNNNNNNNNNNNNNNNNNNNNNNNNNNNNNNNNNNNNNNNNNNNNNNNNNNNNNNNNNNNNNNNNNNNNNNNNNNNNNNNNNNNNNNNNNNNNNNNNNNNNNNNNNNNNNNNNNNNNNNNNNNNNNNNNNNNNNNNNNNNNNNNNNNNNNNNNNNNNNNNNNNNNNNNNNNNNNNNNNNNNNNNNNNNNNNNNNNNNNNNNNNNNNNNNNNNNNNNNNNNNNNNNNNNNNNNNNNNNNNNNNNNNNNNNNNNNNNNNNNNNNNNNNNNNNNNNNNNNNNNNNNNNNNNNNNNNNNNNNNNNNNNNNNNNNNNNNNNNNNNNNNNNNNNNNNNNNNNNNNNNNNNNNNNNNNNNNNNNNNNNNNNNNNNNNNNNNNNNNNNNNNNNNNNNNNNNNNNNNNNNNNNNNNNNNNNNNNNNNNNNNNNNNNNNNNNNNNNNNNNNNNNNNNNNNNNNNNNNNNNNNNNNNNNNNNNNNNNNNNNNNNNNNNNNNNNNNNNNNNNNNNNNNNNNNNNNNNNNNNNNNNNNNNNNNNNNNNNNNNNNNNNNNNNNNNNNNNNNNNNNNNNNNNNNNNNNNNNNNNNNNNNNNNNNNNNNNNNNNNNNNNNNNNNNNNNNNNNNNNNNNNNNNNNNNNNNNNNNNNNNNNNNNNNNNNNNNNNNNNNNNNNNNNNNNNNNNNNNNNNNNNNNNNNNNNNNNNNNNNNNNNNNNNNNNNNNNNNNNNNNNNNNNNNNNNNNNNNNNNNNNNNNNNNNNNNNNNNNNNNNNNNNNNNNNNNNNNNNNNNNNNNNNNNNNNNNNNNNNNNNNNNNNNNNNNNNNNNNNNNNNNNNNNNNNNNNNNNNNNNNNNNNNNNNNNNNNNNNNNNNNNNNNNNNNNNNNNNNNNNNNNNNNNNNNNNNNNNNNNNNNNNNNNNNNNNNNNNNNNNNNNNNNNNNNNNNNNNNNNNNNNNNNNNNNNNgtgagccatggccgctgagcccgcgcgtccggagcctgtgctccgcaatgggagaggccacaacagtgagaggcccgcataccacaaaaaaaaaaaaattagttaaattaaaaaattaaaatgtagcaaACCAAATTGATTTTTAGATGCAGAGATCTGACGTTGAAATGCAGCTCCTCCCTCgtatagctgtgtgaccttgggcaagttatttagctCTCTATGCCTCGGTGGCCATGTCTGTTAAGATGGAGGTCACAATATTATAGGATAATTCTGAGGATTAAGCGAGATAAAACATGCAAAAGGTTCAGGGTTGATAAGTGAAATTTCCACTATACCCCAACCCCGAAAGAGAGCACACTATAGGAGGAAGCGTCCACCTTTTTCCCGGTCCTCCCTTGCCTCACCGAGAGTGAAGACGGCTGACTTAACTGCTAAGTTTGGGGAAAGGAGCTCCACCATGTGGCTCAGTCCCTCCAGAGTCTCCTTCTCTGGAACCTGGCAGCCTATGTGTGGGCAGGTGCCGTCTCACGTCTTCTCCTCCATTCAGCCAGCTTACCAGACAGGCTCAGCCCCTGCAGAGAAGGCCTGGAGTTGGGGGTCATGTTTAATTAGGAACACTTTGTGGAAGCGCATCTAAGCCACATTCTCCAATCAGCTTTGTCTGTACGAAAGTGGggttttagtttccatttgtgTCTTGTGCTTGTGTCTTACTTGAGAGGGGACACAGGGGTAGTATTCGCTGACACCGCCTCCCATACTCCCACCCCAAGCCCctttacttagcacagtgctcGGCCcctagtaagcactcaataagtgcTTGGACATCTATTCTGGAAGCCTAAATTTCTCTCAAATCAGTCTCACAACTATCACAAATTTGGCAAGGTCCCCAGAAGCCTCCTATGGGGAAGACTCAGCACCCTCTAACCCAGTGACTCAGCAATGTGGCCTTCTTGCTTTTGACTTCAGGCCTTATTTGATGACTTGCTGGTTCCTAAAAGGCTTCACTCCCGATATTGGCCAGATAGCCCGAACAACAAGGCCTCAAGTGTACAGCCTTATATCTTCATTCCACTTTAAATAATCAGCTGGTCCTTGGAGGCAGAGGGcgaggggtgggggatgggtagGAGCATGCAGCAGGgctataaatgtgtgtatgtggggtgCCTATTCCCTTTGAATTGCCAACAAGTGACTTAGGACCAGGGAAGCTTGGCCTGAACATGGGGTTCTGCCCCAAATACCCCTTTCACAGCGGTCCCCATCTCAATACTTTGATAGCTATGTTGGAAAGCCTGACAAGAATGGACTCTACCATTACCTTGCTATGTGGCCTTGAGCGAGTGCCttcacctttctgggcctcagtctccttgaCAGATAAAGAATGAGACCATTGGACTAAGTGTGAACGGGAAAGAACGAGGAGCTGGGAAGGAATTGCTTCGCTGCCCTCGTGTGCTGGCTCTCTGTCTGGTGGATGAGTAGATCTCCAGTTCCCCGCTCCCACACAGGAGACTCACAGAAGGATGGTCAGggagttttatgttttccattCTCATTTCTTGAAGAGCCCAAGTTTAGGTACTGTATTCTGCATTCTCCACCCTCCTCTAAGCTGCCTTTTGTCCTGGAAGCCCACCGCTATGGGCTATAATCAGAGCATTCTCACCTCTGGCTTTGACCGTgtttggccagtgggaggcaATGGCAAGACAGCAGAGGACTgggggagaaagagggggaagCGAGACCTTCCCGATACCTCCCTGATCTGCTCCTGGCTCGGTGTCCCTGGCAGTGGCGGCATTTTGGGGTCACCGCTCCTGTTGGGTGGCCTCTCTTCTTGGACACCAGCACCACCGTGAGGTCTTCCTCACAGAGTTCCCTCCCCTTGTCTCCTCCCATGGAGGAGTGCTAAAAGGACTTCATCCTGTTGTCAGTCGCTAAGGACCTCACATCTCTTGTCGGTTCCCTCTACCCGCACACACCTCTGGAACCAGTCCATCCATTAACATCCCCGGAACCAGTCCATCCATTAACACCCCAGGAGCTTCCTGGGATGAAAAGGTGGCAGAGAAGGAAATCTACTCAAGAATGTGGTGTGGACGGGAAACGTGTGCTGAGGAAAGCATTGAAAGCTAGCCAACTTCCCTGTTCCCCTTCCTGCATAGAGGCAGGAAGGTTGGTATTCTAACCAACACCAGCTATGGAAAGGTTCATCTGGAAGACCAAGAGGCAAGTTCTGAAGAGACAAAGCGAAGATTCTGGGCACCTGCCTTCCGGATGCTCACACCATCTCTGATCCTCAGTACTAATGAGTAAGCGGAAAGTCATCTAATGCTCTGCTACCAGATGACATATTTTACCTAACACTATACTGTCACTCACCATCATTATCTGTATTGGTGTATAAACTGCATTCCTCTTACCATCTATCTCATTTTTGGTGGACAGACTCCcaaattccttctcttttgtttatgcATAACACATGAATGATTCACAAGTGGGAAAGTCAGCAGGGCTCCTTcgacctcagtcttctcatctgtaaaactgggataataataCTCTCACCCTCATAGGGTTAgcaagaggattaaatgagtaacaTCTGTAAGTGCTCAGAacagcagatgtaaactattagcCAATACTGTTATTATCCTCTCATCCGATTTATCTTGCCTCACTTTCCTACAGCCTCTATGCAGGAAGGGGAACAGGGAAGTTGGCTAGCTTTCAATGCTTTCCTCAGCACAcgtttcccctccccaccccattcctGAGTAGATTTCCTTCTCTGCCACCTTTTCATCCCAGGAAGCTCCTGGAAGGGCAAACAGGGAAGTTGTGATACTTATGttttctgctttcagttctagaccagtggttttccAATGGTGGCCTGTGGAGCCCTGGGGTTCCCAAGAAGCCCCATGGACCACAGAAAGTGGTAATTGCTACAGGTCACAActttcatcttgctttttttaaattttattttttattaaaaaaactctttttggagtatagttgatttacagtgttgtgttagtttcaggtgtacagcaaagtgaatcagttatacatatacatatatccactcttttttttttttaaggttcttttcccatgtaggccattacagagtattgagtagagttccctgtgctacacagcaggttattattagttatctattttatatatagtagtgtgtatatgtcagttccaatctcccaattttccctccccccaccttattccctggtaaccataaatttgctttctacatctgttttgtaagtaagttcatttgtacccccctttttttagattccacatataaatgatatcatatgatatttgtctttctatggctgacttacttcactcagtatgacaatctctaggttcatccatgttgctgcaaatggcattattttgttcttttttattgctgagtaatattccattgcatatatgtaccacatcttcttttttttttttttttcgaccACTGAAGTTTCCTCCACGACCAAAGCTGTCATTCCCACCAAAACCCCCTCCAAGACCACCACCAAAGTTTCCAGAACCACTTCGACCTCTTTGGCTGGATGAGGCACTAGCCATCTCTTGCTGAGATAGGGCTTTCCTTACCTCACAGTTGTGGCCATTCACAGTGTGGTATTTCTGAATGACAATCTTGTCTACACAGTCATGGTCATCAAAGGTTACGAAAGCAAAGCCTCTCTTTTTGCCGCTGCCTCGATCGGTCACGATTTCCATCACTTCAATTTTCCCATACTGTTCAAAATAATCTCTTAGATGATGTTCTTCAGGGTCTCCTTTAATGCcaccaacaaaaatctttttcacagttaAGTGGGCACCAGGTCTTTGAGAATCCTCTCTTGAGACGGCCCTCTTTGGTTCCCCAACTCTTCCATCCACCTCGTGCGGCCTTGCATTCATGGCCGCATCCACCTCCTCCACAGTGGCATACGTGACAACCCCGAAGCCTCTGGAGCGCCTGGTGTTTGGATCCCTCGTTACCACACAGTCTGTGAGCGCTCCCCAGTGCTCACAATGGCTCCTCAGACACTCATCGGTTGTTTCAAAGCTCAAACCTCCGATGAAGGGCTTCCGCAGCTGTTCGGGCTCTTTGGGTGACTCTGACTTAGACACGACGGCAGTGGAGGTGGAGGAAACGTCAACGATGCTTACTCGGCGGCGTCCACGGGCAGAAAGGAGTAATCTACTGAACATAtctctataccacatcttctttctccatccctctgTTTATGGGCAACTTGCTTTTATTGGAGACTCCTTTTAAGATTCTGTTTGAACACACTTCCAAGACTTAAAGTTGAAAATCCCTGCATTGCTGTTCTGAGATATTGAAGCCCCAGATTTTACAACTCTCAATGCTAATTTCTTTGGCCCCATTGCCAAGAAACTTTATTCCATTCAaatcatttgtattcttttccatttctgatgTTCTGAAATAGATATGTGAACAAGCAAATCTTTGTGCACTTATGTGAGCTGTGCTTCCCAGGTGCTCTTCATGTTTTGCCAAAACTGTCCCCTTAattcccagggaattccctggggaaGATAActataacattttttaacaatagAGACATGTGAAGGCACTTGACTTTTCCTGGCCCCTGATTTAGCCGCTGGAGTACGTCTACCCCTTGGAATCCAAGGTTGCTAGGGTACTATCTATGCAGTTCAAGACTTTGAACTTGAGAAAATGTTCAAAGTCTATTCTCTGTTCAGGCACAGAGAATACGAATTCATGAAGGGAGCAAAAGCTCCAACCTCCAgatctctgcctggaatgctcttatCCCACATTGCCACAAGTTTCCCTCCCATTCTTCATTTGGGTCTTTGTCTCAAATGTTACCTCATTAGAACTGCCTTAAGACTGGGGCAAGAGGAGCCCCTACCTTGTCTTCTGAGCTCTCTGGCCCTCTTCCAGCCATGCCTCTTTCCACAGAGCTAGAAGACCATGGGCCAAGGGGATGAGTCCACCCAAAGCTCCTGTGCCTCACCCCTTCCTAGATCATACTGCGGGTACATGAGACCCTAGAACTCCCTACCCCAGTAGCACCAGGCCAGCTTCTTGAGACTGCATCAGCCTTTTCCCAAGGTCTGTTCTCTTAAGGAACCAAGGAGCGGCTATTTGCTGGAGGTATGGGTGGAGCTCAGATGTGCAGGCAGGGATGCTATAGGTGTGGGCACAAGTTCCCTTGAAGTATGGGGTAGAGCTGGGGTGCAAAGAGTAGGAGGAAGGTTGAGGGCCAGGGACCAGTTACCACCTAAGCAGCCCCATTCCAGTGCACATCTTGGGGGAAGTCCGAGATTTCTAAACTTAAGTTTGGCCTTCCAGATTATTATGAAGGTATACTTGTCAACATGAAAGGACAGGAATTTTACATAACAGTTTAAattggtttataattttaaattatgtagacATATGATATGTGTGCCTCCATTTGCACTATTTACCCTGGCCCTGCAAATATCAGGGATGGGCCCATCACTGACTTCCCtgtctaaaataaaataccacttcCTCTGTCACTTTATTCTGACCCTATTGTACATGTCTTCATAGCCTTTGTCAACATAGGATCTACATTTACATCTCTCTATCCCTATCCACACTAGCATGTAAGTTCCATGACTGTAGAGTCTTGGTTTTATTTACTGCCTCAGCCTTAGtacctagagcagtgcctggcacaaagaaaccactcagtaaatgttgaatgaataacaaaTCTAGTCTCAGATGGCTTACAGGTGAGGTGGCCTAACCCAGCGGACACAAAGGGAAAAGATCACGTGACAACACTCTGAGGAAAGCCTGCTCCTGTTAAGATAACTCAGCACTGGAACTACAAAAGGTAGACCACGGAAAATTAATCATCAACGCTTCAGTACACATGAACACAAGATTAGTTATCAGGTTACTCGTGAGAGGGATATGTAAGTGAATATGGAGATCTGTGTGTAGGCTGGAGAGTTAGATGTGGGGTACCTGGGCTGCTGGGAGCCCCAGTTGGAGGAATCGTCCTAACAACCTTAGGTGGCCAGACCTGCGTGCTGAGGAAACTCTGATTTCACCCAATGGATCACGCCAATCCAGCCCAGCCTAAAATGGAAGGGGGCCTCTAATTCATAATTAGGAAGCcctcaaataatattttccttggATGGTCACAGGCCTTGGGGAGTGTGGGGTGTGGGCACATCTGATCCCCGTGGGGTCACGGTGGTCACAGACTCAGAGACTGTCCTACCACCCGTCCTTCTCTCCCACGTGCTTCTAATTCACAACTTCTTATCGCTTGGTGGGGTCCCCAGAACTTTCTGGGAACAGCATAAATCGGTCCAATCTATTCCAACGGACTCTTTTCCCGTTGGATACGGGGCCTGCGAGAAGCCAAATGACTTCCCGGAGTCCCCAAAAGCGACAGGAACGCGGGCCCGGGACTCTGCCCCGCGGATGTCCCAACACCTATCATTTGGTGGGGGGGGCTCCGGGGCCTGGGCTGCGCTCCCCGCCTCCTGGGGCCGAGGCGGGAACCCGACTAGCTTTGAGGTCTCGGCGGACTGCGAAGGGGGCGCTCGCAGCCAGGCCCGGACTCCAGCGCCCGGTTCCGGTTTTCGTCCCTCTTCGGCTTTCCTGCCCACTGGCcggcgggaggggcggggaaAGGGGCGGCACCCGCCCACGGTGGGCGGGGTCACGTGGCTCCTCCCCGCGACGGAGGCAAGAGGTGAGGCGGAGGCGCCCGGCACCAAGTCGTCCGAAACTTGTGCGCAGTGGTGGACACCGCGCAGCTGCAGAGGATGGAGTGCTGTGGACGCGGCTCCGGGCCGCAGCcgtcgctgctgctgctgctgctgtcgctGCTGCTGGTGGTGCCCGGCTCTGGCGCAGCCCCGCGCTCGGCGCTCTACTCGCCCTCCGACCCGCTGACGCTGCTGCAGGCTAGCACCCTGCACGACACCGTGCTGGGCTCCCAAAGCTCCTGGGCGGTGGAGTTCTTCGCCTCCTGGTGCGGCCACTGCATCGCCTTCGCCCCGACGTGGAAGGCGCTGGCCAAAGACATCAAAGGTGAGAAGCTGGGTGAGGGGGGAGGCTCGGTCCCCTCGCCCCACCCGGGTGGATCCCCGCCACCTGCCTCACGGAGGCCCCTTCAACGCTGCCCGCTTCGTCCAGCCTGTCACCTCCGCCCAtcttcctctctgcccctcccacttCCCCCCAGTTTCCCAGCCCTCAGCTCCATCTTTAGCTCCagcccctccctttctttttaccCTTGGCCGGTGTCCCGAgttttctccccctccccgcgGTCTGGGTCTCCAGACCTGCTCTGCTTTCCTTGTCAGTCTTCTGCCGGCTTATGGCCCCCATACCTGCGACGCGGTCTCCTTTGTTCCTCCTCCCTGACACCTTACGGCTTCCTGTAGTTCAGCCTTGTGGCAGACCCCTTCCTACCAAGTTCCCCAGCTGCGGTGGGATCAGTGTTGGGGAGAAAAAGAACTGATACTCATTCTGCCGCCGGCCCTATTcccactccctccttcctttccccaccccttgGCTAGTAGACCCTGCTGGTACATAGACTTCCTTTCTCAGCTGTATCTTTGAGGCAGAGTTTCCCTGTTTCCTGTTTCCCGGCCGCTCCTGACCTGCTGCCTCCAGCTCCTTAGCTTCTGGGCCATAcatccttctctcttcccctccttctgcTTCAACCTGTGAGCCCAAAGGCCCGACTGAGGGCAGCCTCTTGGTGTGGGTTTGGCCCTTGCTCCATTTTCCCCTTCATTGGTCTGACCACTAATACCATATTTCCTTCATTCTAAGAGACTGTCAATTGTGAGACCCACCATTCATTTGCTAATGGCCTGAGGGGTAGAGGGATAAGACGACTGCTAATAGATGTATAGAGATTTAAAGGTGTACTCCATTACAGAAaggttaatgtttttaaaaacttaagattTGGAGCTGAGTAAATACggcaactggggcttccctggtggcgcagtggttaagggtccgcctgccgatgcaggggacacgggttcgtgccccggtccgggaagatcccacatgccgcagagcggctgggcccgtgagccatggccgctgggcctgcgcgcccggagcctgtgctccgcaacgggagaggccacaacagtgagaggcctgcgtaccgcaaaaaaaaaaaaaaaaaaaaaaaatacggcaATAAtagtaatgaatatttattaagtgcttactgtaTTGTATGTCAGACACCTTCCTGACTGAGTACTTGATGTGTATTATCTCAGAGTTTCCTTTGCACAGGTAAAGATCCCTGTGGTGTCATCCATCTGCCTAGACCAGGTAGTGGGTATTTGGGGGGGCTGGCGTGGCGTGATGATAATGGTTTGCTTCTGATTTGCTGCCTCTGAATGGAGTTATTTCCTGATAACTAGGTGGTGCTAGGGCCCTAGCAGGGCTGCTGACCTTCAGCGGTCACTGAATGAGGACTATGGGCATCTTAGGGTGTAGGCGTTTTCCTGGAGAGGGAAGAACTGGAACTGTTGTTCCCCTGCTGTGCCGTTTTCTTGATAAACTCAACTCTTTGCGGTAGAGTAGTGCATTTGTAGATGTTGGTTTTCAAATTCAGGCCACCTCTTCCCTTGAGCAGCTTGCACGGTGGTTCCTGAAGTGGTTAGATGGAAAGATGTATCATCTGTTAGCCATATGGTcttagaaagttatttttaaacaaaaccgATAAACCGTTTTCCCTCCAATTTACACGCAGACACTTGTCTGCATGCCTCTCTGGTCCCATCACTTGAATGTGCCATTTCTCAGCAGCTCTTCACACTGCATCATTTCAGTGATGCCAGCACATCTGgtcagggcaggaggcaggaagagTGTTGAATGTGGAACTGGAACACCTGAGGGGCACTAGGTGTTCAGGGGACACTGTGGGCCTGAACATCATAAAAATTCCTAGGTCAGTTTACACTTTGAGGCCATTGGCTGCAGGTGAACTCAATCTAGAAGATTCTTGCATCTTGAGAGTGCTGGACAGAAAGATTAGCTTCCAGCTGACTCATGGGTTTGGCCTCTGGCAACCCAGAGTTTTCCAGTGAATTGCACATCCAGATACCCAGCCTGCTCCTGGATGAGGGTTGCCACTTCCCAAAGGGGTCTTCTCCCCAGTGCATGGAGTGAGAGTTTCCctaaaaaaagcaaatcaaaacttaAGCTCAGAAAGGAAAACGGTGTCTGTAGAGATGAACCACAGTCCATGGGAGATGGGAGATTCAGGTGAAAACTGGAAGTCTCCCATGAACCGTGGAGGTGTCAGCCCCCTAAGCAAGGTCATGTCCGGGAGAGCGCTGGCCGAACCTGGTGTTGGCCTGCAATGGTAAAGAATGCCTCCACTCCAATCCAAGGAGGTATTTCCTGGTGAGGCCCTTTAACATCTCTGTATTCTGAGGTTCCTTGAGAAAGTTTGGTTGTGGGCCGGCAGAGGGTTGCTCTCGCACCACCCTGGGCCCATGGGCCTgtggcccctgccctctgccaTTGGTATGAATGCCTTGGGTAGGAGCAGTGAGTCTGTGGAAGGTCACGAGGGGAGAGAAGGATTTTGCAACCGTGCCCAACTGGCCTCAGGCATTTACTCTGACTGGCCAGGGCTCATTTCTTCAGTAAATTGTAGGCTAGGTTCTCTGGGGCAGTTGTTCCCTTGGGGCAGAGCACTTATTTCTATGGATCTGGCTCATCCCTCTCTATTCCAGAGCAGCTCTTACTGCCTCACCATGTGTGTTTGGGAAATTGATTGTGTTCATTTTAGACCTTCAGTCCTCGTCACTGGCTaatcaatcagcaaatatttgttgagtgaccTCTGTGTGCAAAGCATTGTTTACATTGCTATTGGGTAAATCACACAGCAGGGAAATTGACACCAGTAAGAAGCTGTATTTGAAAAGGGTCAAAAGAGCATAACTCAGCCATTTCTTGTTTTGGGAATTCAGGGAAGGGGAAAGTCACAGAGGCCTGGTCACCAAAGGCCTTTATCTAAGCAGTTATTTATTATACACTTGccttatgccaggcactgtgctaagtaagGACCTTTATAGGCCACTGTTATATATAATCTTTATGAGAAAATATCTGAGCAACagatagccttttttttttttttaaccaataagtaacttgcccaagattacacagaTGCTGGAGggggttctttttttatttttattttatttttttctatttttggccccgccgtgcagcatgtgggatctcattttccagaccagggatcaaacccctgccccctgcagtggaagcacagtgtcttaaccactggaccaccagggaagtccctggatgaggttcttttttttttttttttttttttttttaataaatttatttatttatctattaatttatttctggctgcgttgggtctttgttgctgtgtgcaagctttctcttgttgcggcgtgcgggggctactcttggttgtggtgcacaggcttctctttgcagtggcttctcttgttgcgagcatgggctctaggcacgcgggcgtTTATTCTCCCAGCTGTCCCCAGACCCCACTTCAAGCATATAGCCATGCTTTAGACAGGGAAATCCCTGggttaggttcttttttttttttttttttttttttttttttttttttaataaatttatttatttatctattaatttatttttggctgcgttgggtctttgttgctgtgtgcaagctttctcttgttgcggcgagcgggggctactcttggttgtggtgcacaggcttctctttgcagtggcttctcttgttgcgagcatgggctctaggcacgcgggcttcagtagttgtggcacactggctcagtagctgtggctcgcgggctcagtagttgtggctcacgggcttggttgctccgtggcatgtgggatcttcccggaccagggcttgaacctgtatcccctgcattggcaggcggattcttaaccactgcgccaccagggaagtccctggaggagGTTCTTGAACCCAGCTCTTCCTGACTCTCCAGAGCCTGGGCAGGTGGAGGCATAAAGAGAAGGAGTCACAGACCTTCtaggagctgggagctgagaaCTCTCAGGCATCACCTCCCGCCTCCATCCCCATTACTaacacccaccccaccctgtccccTCTGAGTTTCCTGGCTGGGAACAGAGAAGCTCTCTGTTGTGTCCTGGGCCCTCTTGAGA
This genomic interval from Physeter macrocephalus isolate SW-GA chromosome 4, ASM283717v5, whole genome shotgun sequence contains the following:
- the LOC129392061 gene encoding heterogeneous nuclear ribonucleoprotein A1-like isoform X2 — translated: MWYRDMFSRLLLSARGRRRVSIVDVSSTSTAVVSKSESPKEPEQLRKPFIGGLSFETTDECLRSHCEHWGALTDCVVTRDPNTRRSRGFGVVTYATVEEVDAAMNARPHEVDGRVGEPKRAVSREDSQRPGAHLTVKKIFVGGIKGDPEEHHLRDYFEQYGKIEVMEIVTDRGSGKKRGFAFVTFDDHDCVDKIVIQKYHTVNGHNCEKKAAEVKRGACALIPGTRKQEDSWMRGHTILECGRAELPDIHPWLGLTGY
- the LOC129392061 gene encoding heterogeneous nuclear ribonucleoprotein A1-like isoform X1, translated to MWYRDMFSRLLLSARGRRRVSIVDVSSTSTAVVSKSESPKEPEQLRKPFIGGLSFETTDECLRSHCEHWGALTDCVVTRDPNTRRSRGFGVVTYATVEEVDAAMNARPHEVDGRVGEPKRAVSREDSQRPGAHLTVKKIFVGGIKGDPEEHHLRDYFEQYGKIEVMEIVTDRGSGKKRGFAFVTFDDHDCVDKIVIQKYHTVNGHNCEKKAAEVKRGACALIPGTRKQEDSWMRGHTILECGRAELPDIHPWLGLTGMWQGSCRILSPW